A stretch of Cicer arietinum cultivar CDC Frontier isolate Library 1 chromosome 5, Cicar.CDCFrontier_v2.0, whole genome shotgun sequence DNA encodes these proteins:
- the LOC101494594 gene encoding WAT1-related protein-like isoform X1, protein MEDQNDNGKFSKQLRKMKPYLAILSLQFGYSGMYIITMVSFKHGMSHWILSVYRHVVAAIIITPFAFVLERKIRPKMTLPIFLRIVALGFLEPVLDQNLYNMGMKMTSTTFASATVNVLPAITFIMALTFRLESVNWRKFHSVAKVIGTVITVSGAMVMTLYKGPAFQIIKGGGAVNHHSGAANTEPSDQNWVMGTVMLISSCCSWAGFFILQSFTLKKYPAELSLTAWICLMGIIEGSIASLIFERDMSVWVIGWDSRLLACVYSGVICSGMAYYVQGVVTRERGPVFVTSFSPLCMIITAALGSLVLAELVHLGSVFGAILIVIGLYTVVWGKSKDRRDNTIDTGKLSEGQDQLPIKDATKSDSENFEGIEINVPAEKLKKGSAKNVPTQP, encoded by the exons ATGGAGGATCAAAATGATAATGGTAAGTTTAGCAAGCAACTTCGCAAAATGAAACCATACCTTGCTATATTGTCCCTTCAATTTGGTTACTCGGGCATGTACATCATTACTATGGTTTCTTTCAAACATGGTATGAGCCATTGGATACTATCCGTGTACCGTCATGTTGTGGCCGCTATTATAATTACCCCTTTCGCGTTCGTTCTCGAAAG AAAAATAAGGCCAAAGATGACTCTTCCCATCTTCTTGAGGATAGTGGCACTTGGTTTCCTTGA GCCAGTGCTAGATCAGAACTTATACAACATGGGAATGAAGATGACCTCAACAACATTTGCATCTGCCACTGTTAATGTCCTTCCAGCTATTACTTTTATAATGGCACTCACTTTCAG GTTAGAGTCAGTGAATTGGAGAAAATTTCACAGCGTAGCCAAAGTCATTGGAACGGTTATAACCGTTTCAGGAGCTATGGTTATGACTTTGTACAAAGGTCCTGCCTTTCAGATCATAAAGGGAGGAGGAGCAGTCAACCACCACAGTGGTGCCGCCAACACCGAACCCTCCGACCAAAATTGGGTGATGGGCACAGTAATGCTCATTTCAAGTTGTTGTAGTTGGGCTGGATTCTTTATTTTGCAA TCATTCACTTTGAAGAAGTACCCAGCAGAGCTGTCACTGACAGCATGGATTTGCTTAATGGGTATTATTGAGGGTTCAATTGCGTCACTTATATTTGAAAGGGACATGAGCGTGTGGGTCATAGGCTGGGACTCAAGGCTTCTTGCTTGTGTTTATTCT GGTGTGATATGCTCTGGAATGGCATATTATGTACAAGGGGTTGTTACTAGGGAACGTGGACCAGTCTTTGTAACTTCTTTCAGTCCACTTTGTATGATTATCACCGCTGCTTTGGGTTCTCTTGTCTTAGCTGAACTAGTTCATCTTGGAAG tgtatTTGGAGCTATTCTCATTGTAATTGGTCTATACACTGTGGTATGGGGAAAAAGCAAAGATCGTCGTGACAACACAATAGATACAGGGAAATTAAGTGAAGGTCAAGATCAATTGCCAATTAAGGATGCTACAAAATCAGACTCAGAAAATTTTGAAGGCATTGAGATTAATGTTCCTGC tgaaaagttaaaaaaagGATCAGCAAAAAATGTTCCAACACAACCATGA
- the LOC101494594 gene encoding WAT1-related protein-like (The RefSeq protein has 1 substitution compared to this genomic sequence) — MEDQNDNGKFSKQLRKMKPYLAILSLQFGYSGMYIITMVSFKHGMSHWILSVYRHVVAAIIITPFAFVLERKIRPKMTLPIFLRIVALGFLEPVLDQNLYNMGMKMTSTTFASATVNVLPAITFIMALTFRLESVNWRKFHSVAKVIGTVITVSGAMVMTLYKGPAFQIIKGGGAVNHHSGAANTEPSDQNWVMGTVMLISSCCSWAGFFILQSFTLKKYPAELSLTAWICLMGIIEGSIASLIFERDMSVWVIGWDSRLLACVYSGVICSGMAYYVQGVVTRERGPVFVTSFSPLCMIITAALGSLVLAELVHLGSVFGAILIVIGLYTVVWGKSKDRRDNTIDTGKLSEGQDQLPIKDATKSDSENFDGIEINVPAEKLKKGSAKNVPTQP, encoded by the exons ATGGAGGATCAAAATGATAATGGTAAGTTTAGCAAGCAACTTCGCAAAATGAAACCATACCTTGCTATATTGTCCCTTCAATTTGGTTACTCGGGCATGTACATCATTACTATGGTTTCTTTCAAACATGGTATGAGCCATTGGATACTATCCGTGTACCGTCATGTTGTGGCCGCTATTATAATTACCCCTTTCGCGTTCGTTCTCGAAAG AAAAATAAGGCCAAAGATGACTCTTCCCATCTTCTTGAGGATAGTGGCACTTGGTTTCCTTGA GCCAGTGCTAGATCAGAACTTATACAACATGGGAATGAAGATGACCTCAACAACATTTGCATCTGCCACTGTTAATGTCCTTCCAGCTATTACTTTTATAATGGCACTCACTTTCAG GTTAGAGTCAGTGAATTGGAGAAAATTTCACAGCGTAGCCAAAGTCATTGGAACGGTTATAACCGTTTCAGGAGCTATGGTTATGACTTTGTACAAAGGTCCTGCCTTTCAGATCATAAAGGGAGGAGGAGCAGTCAACCACCACAGTGGTGCCGCCAACACCGAACCCTCCGACCAAAATTGGGTGATGGGCACAGTAATGCTCATTTCAAGTTGTTGTAGTTGGGCTGGATTCTTTATTTTGCAA TCATTCACTTTGAAGAAGTACCCAGCAGAGCTGTCACTGACAGCATGGATTTGCTTAATGGGTATTATTGAGGGTTCAATTGCGTCACTTATATTTGAAAGGGACATGAGCGTGTGGGTCATAGGCTGGGACTCAAGGCTTCTTGCTTGTGTTTATTCT GGTGTGATATGCTCTGGAATGGCATATTATGTACAAGGGGTTGTTACTAGGGAACGTGGACCAGTCTTTGTAACTTCTTTCAGTCCACTTTGTATGATTATCACCGCTGCTTTGGGTTCTCTTGTCTTAGCTGAACTAGTTCATCTTGGAAG tgtatTTGGAGCTATTCTCATTGTAATTGGTCTATACACTGTGGTATGGGGAAAAAGCAAAGATCGTCGTGACAACACAATAGATACAGGGAAATTAAGTGAAGGTCAAGATCAATTGCCAATTAAGGATGCTACAAAATCAGACTCAGAAAATTTTGAAGGCATTGAGATTAATGTTCCTG ctgaaaagttaaaaaaagGATCAGCAAAAAATGTTCCAACACAACCATGA